Proteins from a genomic interval of Chionomys nivalis chromosome 7, mChiNiv1.1, whole genome shotgun sequence:
- the Chd3 gene encoding chromodomain-helicase-DNA-binding protein 3 isoform X2, whose translation MASPLRDEEEEEEEMVVSEEEEEEEEEGDEEEEEVEAADEDDEEEDEEGVLGRGPGHDRGRDRHSPPSCHLFPPPPPPPPPPPPPPPDKDDIRLLPSALGVKKRKRGPKKQKENKPGKPRKRKKLDSEEEFGSERDEYREKSESGGSEYGTGPGRKRRRKHREKKEKKTKRRKRGEGDGGQKQVEQKSSAALLLTWGLEDVEHVFSEEDYHTLTNYKAFSQFMRPLIAKKNPKIPMSKMMTILGAKWREFSANNPFKGSAAAVAAAAAAAAAVAEQVSAAVSPATPIAPSGPPPALPPPPAPEIQPPPIRRAKTKEGKGPGHKRRNKSPRVPDGRKKLRGKKMAPLKIKLGLLGGKRKKAGSYAFQSDEGPDPEAEESDLDSGSVHSASGRPDGPVRAKKLKRGRPGRKKKKVLGCPAVAGEEEVDGYETDHQDYCEVCQQGGEIILCDTCPRAYHLVCLDPELDRAPEGKWSCPHCEKEGVQWEAKEEEEEYEEEGEEGEKEEEDDHMEYCRVCKDGGELLCCDACISSYHIHCLNPPLPDIPNGEWLCPRCTCPVLKGRVQKILHWRWGEPPVAMPAPQQTDGGPDVPPPRPLQGRSEREFFVKWVGLSYWHCSWAKELQLEIFHLVMYRNYQRKNDMDEPPPLDYGSGEDDGKSDKRKVKDPHYAEMEEKYYRFGIKPEWMTVHRIINHSMDKKGNYHYLVKWKDLPYDQSTWEEDEMNIPEYEDHKQSYWRHRELIMGEDPAQPRKYKKKKKELQGDGPPSSPTNDPTVKYETQPRFITATGGTLHMYQLEGLNWLRFSWAQGTDTILADEMGLGKTIQTIVFLYSLYKEGHTKGPFLVSAPLSTIINWEREFQMWAPKFYVVTYTGDKDSRAIIRENEFSFEDNAIKGGKKAFKMKREAQVKFHVLLTSYELITIDQAALGSIRWACLVVDEAHRLKNNQSKFFRVLNGYKIDHKLLLTGTPLQNNLEELFHLLNFLTPERFNNLEGFLEEFADISKEDQIKKLHDLLGPHMLRRLKADVFKNMPAKTELIVRVELSPMQKKYYKYILTRNFEALNSRGGGNQVSLLNIMMDLKKCCNHPYLFPVAAMESPKLPSGAYEGGALIKSSGKLMLLQKMLRKLKEQGHRVLIFSQMTKMLDLLEDFLDYEGYKYERIDGGITGALRQEAIDRFNAPGAQQFCFLLSTRAGGLGINLATADTVIIFDSDWNPHNDIQAFSRAHRIGQANKVMIYRFVTRASVEERITQVAKRKMMLTHLVVRPGLGSKAGSMSKQELDDILKFGTEELFKDENEGENKEEDSSVIHYDNEAIARLLDRNQDATEDTDVQNMNEYLSSFKVAQYVVREEDKIEEIEREIIKQEENVDPDYWEKLLRHHYEQQQEDLARNLGKGKRVRKQVNYNDAAQEDQDNQSEYSVGSEEEDEDFDERPEGRRQSKRQLRNEKDKPLPPLLARVGGNIEVLGFNTRQRKAFLNAVMRWGMPPQDAFTTQWLVRDLRGKTEKEFKAYVSLFMRHLCEPGADGSETFADGVPREGLSRQQVLTRIGVMSLVKKKVQEFEHINGRWSVPELMPDPSADSKRSSRASSPTKTSPTTPEASTTNSPCTSKPATPAPSEKGDGIRTPLEKDDTENPEEKPEKNSRMGEKMETEVDSPSPAPSLGERLEPRKILLEDEAPGVTGEVEPEPGYRGDREKSASEPTPAERGEEKPLDVQEHRERPEGETGDLGKREDVRAERELRLGPPRDEPRSNGRREEKVEKPRFMFNIADGGFTELHTLWQNEERAAISSGKLNEIWHRRHDYWLLAGIVLHGYARWQDIQNDAQFAIINEPFKTEANKGNFLEMKNKFLARRFKLLEQALVIEEQLRRAAYLNLSQEPAHPAMALHARFAEAECLAESHQHLSKESLAGNKPANAVLHKGKGRGGPARGRAHNAASEPAGGVAERHEGGCDPPASHAVPNTPHRSPPSDVRAQHPQPAGQQGHRASPHTGLSPGSLRHSTGIRGSLQRRTRRGPGRRRRQLQPDACRVLHHSHHQRPSSAGEEREGNDGGAGVRWAGSEGAPSRGGDLYRRLTGSQACPSPRPRPRSRPTSQALGPAANPPPSPPLGPPLG comes from the exons ATGGCTTCCCCTCTGagggacgaggaggaggaggaggaggagatggtggtgtcggaggaggaagaagaggaggaagaagagggcgacgaggaggaggaggaggtggaggcggCCGACGAGGACGATGAGGAGGAGGACGAAGAGGGAGTACTCGGGCGCGGGCCGGGCCACGACCGGGGCCGCGACCGCCACAGCCCCCCCAGCTGCCACCTcttcccgccgccgccgccgccgccgccgccaccgccgccccCGCCGCCAG ATAAGGATGATATCCGGCTGCTGCCTTCAGCATTGGGTGTGAAGAAGAGAAAGCGAGGACccaaaaagcagaaggaaaacaagCCAGGCAAGCCCCGGAAACGCAAGAAGCTC GACAGTGAAGAGGAATTTGGCTCAGAGCGAGATGAGTACCGGGAGAAGTCAGAGAGTGGAGGCAGCGAATATGGAACTGGACCAGGTCGGAAACGAAGAAGGAAGCAccgagaaaaaaaagagaaaaagacaaagaggaggaaaaggggagaaggagatggGGGGCAAAAG CAGGTAGAACAGAAGTCATCAGCTGCGCTGCTTCTGACCTGGGGCTTGGAGGATGTGGAGCACGTGTTCTCCGAGGAGGACTACCACACGCTCACCAACTATAAAGCCTTCAGTCAGTTCATGAG GCCCCTAATTGCTAAGAAGAATCCCAAGATCCCAATGTCGAAGATGATGACCATCCTGGGGGCCAAGTGGAGAGAGTTCAGCGCCAATAACCCCTTCAAAGGGTCAGCAGCTGCtgtggcggcggcggcagcggcggcagcAGCTGTAGCCGAGCAGGTGTCAGCTGCTGTCTCCCCAGCCACTCCCATAGCACCATCTGGACCCCCTCCTGCCCTCCCACCACCCCCTGCTCCTGAAATCCAGCCCCCACCTATCAGAAGAGCCAAAACCAAAGAGGGCAAAG GTCCAGGCCACAAGAGGCGGAATAAGAGCCCCCGAGTACCTGATGGACGCAAGAAGCTTCGAGGGAAGAAGATGGCACCACTCAAAATCAAGCTGGGGCTGCTGGGTGgcaagaggaagaaggcaggctcG TATGCTTTCCAGAGCGATGAGGGCCCGGATCCAGAAGCTGAGGAGTCAGACTTGGACAGTGGTAGTGTCCATAGTGCCTCAGGCCGGCCTGATGGCCCTGTCCGTGCCAAGAAACTGAAGCGAGGCCggccaggaaggaagaagaagaagg TCCTGGGCTGTCCCGCAGTGGCCGGGGAGGAGGAGGTTGATGGCTACGAGACGGATCACCAGGATTACTGTGAGGTGTGCCAGCAGGGTGGGGAAATTATTCTGTGCGACACCTGCCCTCGTGCCTACCACCTCGTCTGCCTTGACCCTGAGCTTGACCGGGCTCCTGAGGGCAAATGGAGCTGTCCCCACTGT GAGAAAGAAGGGGTACAATGGGAggccaaggaggaggaggaagagtatgaagaggagggggaggaaggagagaaggaggaagaggacgaTCACATGGAGTATTGCCGAGTGTGCAAGGACGGTGGGGAGCTGCTGTGCTGCGACGCTTGCATCTCCTCCTACCACATCCACTGTCTGAATCCCCCACTGCCTGACATCCCCAACGGTGAATGGCTGTGCCCGCGATGTACA TGTCCTGTGCTAAAGGGCCGTGTTCAGAAGATCTTGCATTGGCGATGGGGGGAGCCACCTGTTGCAATGCCAGCACCCCAGCAAACAGACGGGGGTCCAGACGTCCCACCCCCTCGTCCTCTTCAAGGCAGATCAGAGCGAGAGTTCTTTGTCAAATGGGTGGGATTGTCCTACTGGCACTGCTCCTGGGCCAAGGAGCTTCAG CTGGAAATCTTCCACTTGGTAATGTATCGCAACTACCAACGGAAAAATGACATGGATGAGCCGCCACCCCTGGACTATGGCTCTGGTGAGGATGACGGGAAGAGTGACAAGCGCAAGGTGAAGGACCCTCACTATGCTGAGATGGAGGAGAAGTACTACCGGTTTGGCATCAAACCAGAGTGGATGACCGTCCACCGCATCATCAACCACAG TATGGATAAAAAGGGGAATTACCATTATCTTGTGAAATGGAAGGATTTGCCTTATGACCAGTCTACATGGGAGGAGGATGAGATGAACATCCCTGAATATGAAGACCATAAACAAAGCTACTGGAGACATCG TGAGCTAATTATGGGAGAGGACCCTGCACAGCCTCGAAAgtataagaagaagaagaaggagctgCAGGGAGACGGGCCTCCCAGCTCACCTACTAATGAT CCTACAGTGAAATATGAGACCCAGCCACGGTTCATCACAGCCACAGGAGGCACGCTACACATGTACCAGCTGGAGGGGCTGAACTGGCTGCGCTTCTCATGGGCCCAAGGCACTGACACCATTCTGGCTGATGAGATGGGCCTGGGCAAGACCATCCAAACCATCGTTTTTCTCTACTCACTCTATAAGGAG GGCCACACCAAAGGTCCCTTCCTGGTGAGTGCTCCACTCTCCACCATCATCAACTGGGAACGAGAGTTCCAAATGTGGGCACCCAAGTTCTATGTGGTCACATACACGGGTGATAAGGACAGCAGGGCCATTATTCGAGAAAATGAGTTCTCCTTTGAGGATAATGCCATAAAAGGCGGGAAGAAAGCTTTTAAGATGAAG AGAGAGGCTCAGGTGAAGTTCCATGTTCTCCTGACGTCATACGAGCTGATCACCATCGATCAGGCAGCACTTGGCTCCATCCGCTGGGCCTGTCTTGTAGTGGATGAAGCTCATCGACTCAAGAACAACCAGTCCAAG TTTTTCAGGGTCCTCAATGGCTATAAGATAGATCATAAGCTATTGCTGACGGGGACCCCGCTCCAGAATAACCTGGAGGAGCTCTTCCACCTTTTGAACTTCCTCACTCCCGAGAGGTTTAA TAACTtggagggcttcctggaggagttCGCTGACATATCCAAAGAGGACCAGATTAAGAAATTACATGATTTACTGGGGCCACACATGCTGCGGAGACTCAAGGCAGATGTCTTTAAGAACATGCCGGCCAAGACGGAGCTCATTGTCCGAGTGGAGCTCAGCCCCATGCAGAA GAAATACTACAAGTACATCCTAACTCGAAATTTCGAGGCCTTGAATTCACGAGGCGGCGGGAACCAGGTGTCCCTGCTTAACATCATGATGGACCTTAAGAAGTGCTGCAACCACCCGTACCTCTTCCCTGTGGCTGCCATG GAGTCTCCAAAACTGCCCAGCGGGGCTTATGAGGGCGGGGCACTCATTAAGTCATCAGGGAAGCTTATGCTGCTGCAGAAGATGCTGAGAAAGCTGAAGGAGCAAGGACACAGAGTGCTCATCTTCTCACAG ATGACCAAGATGTTAGACCTTCTGGAGGACTTCCTAGACTATGAAGGCTACAAGTACGAACGCATCGATGGTGGCATCACTGGCGCTCTTAGGCAGGAGGCCATTGATCGGTTTAATG CTCCTGGTGCCCAACAATTCTGCTTCCTCCTGTCCACCCGAGCTGGGGGCCTGGGCATCAACTTGGCCACAGCTGACACTGTCATCATCTTCGATTCTGATTGGAACCCCCATAATGACATCCAG GCCTTCAGCAGAGCCCATCGGATTGGCCAGGCCAACAAGGTGATGATTTACCGTTTTGTGACCCGAGCATCTGTGGAAGAACGGATCACACAGGTGGCGAAGAGGAAAATGATGCTGACACATCTGGTGGTGAGGCCAGGCCTGGGCTCCAAGGCCGGCTCCATGTCTAAGCAGGAGCTGGATGACATCCTCAAATTTGGCACTGAGGAGCTATTCAAGGACGAAAATGAGG GAGAGAATAAGGAGGAAGATAGCAGTGTGATCCACTATGACAACGAAGCCATCGCTCGACTGCTGGACCGGAACCAGGATGCAACTGAGGATACTGACGTGCAGAACATGAATGAGTATCTCAGCTCCTTCAAGGTGGCACAGTATGTTGTGCGTGAAGAAGACAAG ATTGAGGAGATCGAGCGAGAGATCATCAAGCAGGAGGAGAATGTGGATCCCGACTACTGGGAGAAGCTGCTGAGGCATCACTATGAGCAGCAGCAAGAAGACCTTGCCCGAAACCTAGGCAAGGGCAAACGGGTTCGAAAGCAGGTTAACTACAATGATGCCGCTCAGGAGGATCAAG ATAACCAGTCAGAATACTCAGTGGGGtcggaggaggaggatgaggactTCGACGAGCGTCCTGAAG GGCGTCGACAGTCAAAGAGGCAGCTCCGAAATGAAAAGGACAAGCCGCTGCCTCCCTTGCTGGCTCGAGTTGGGGGGAACATTGAG GTACTGGGATTCAATACCCGACAGCGGAAGGCGTTCCTTAACGCTGTGATGCGCTGGGGGATGCCGCCACAGGACGCTTTCACCACACAGTGGCTAGTGCGGGACCTGAGGGGCAAGACCGAGAAAGAGTTTAA GGCCTATGTGTCTTTGTTCATGCGCCATCTCTGTGAACCTGGAGCAGACGGCTCAGAAACCTTTGCCGATGGGGTCCCTCGGGAGGGGCTGAGCCGCCAGCAGGTGTTGACCCGCATTGGAGTCATGTCTCTCGTGAAGAAGAAG GTGCAAGAGTTTGAGCACATCAATGGACGCTGGTCAGTGCCGGAGCTCATGCCCGACCCCAGTGCTGACTCCAAGCGCTCTTCCAGGGCTTCCTCCCCAACCAAAACATCTCCCACCACCCCCGAGGCGTCTACAACCAACAGTCCTTGCACCTCTAAACCTG CTACTCCCGCTCCGAGTGAGAAAGGAGATGGGATACGGACACCTCTGGAGAAGGATGACACTGAAAACCCAGAAGAGAAGCCAGAGAAGAATAGCAGGATGGGGgaaaagatggagacagag GTTGAttctcccagcccagccccaTCACTTGGAGAACGGCTAGAACCAAGGAAGATTCTCTTAGAGGATGAAGCACCAGGGGTGACTGGAGAGGTGGAGCCTGAACCTGGGTAccgaggagacagagagaagtccG CCTCAGAGCCAACACCAGcagaaaggggggaggagaaaCCGTTGGATGTACAGGAACACAGGGAGAGGCCGGAGGGGGAAACAGGGGATTTGGGCAAGAGAG AGGATGTCAGAGCTGAGCGGGAGCTCCGACTTGGGCCTCCTCGAGATGAGCCACGGTCCAATGGGCGCCGTGAGGAGAAAGTGGAGAAGCCGAGGTTCATGTTCAATATTGCCGATGGTGGTTTTACAG AGCTTCACACACTGTGGCAGAATGAAGAGAGGGCAGCTATTTCCTCGGGGAAGCTCAACGAAATCTGGCACCGAAGACATGACTATTGGCTCCTGGCTGGGATCGTCCT TCATGGCTATGCCCGGTGGCAAGACATCCAGAACGATGCTCAGTTCGCCATTATCAATGAACCATTCAAAACTGAAGCCAATAAGGGGAACTTCCTGGAGATGAAAAATAAATTCCTGGCCCGGAGGTTCAAG CTCCTGGAGCAGGCGCTGGTGATTGAGGAGCAGCTGCGGCGGGCGGCCTACCTGAACCTGTCACAGGAGCCAGCGCACCCCGCCATGGCCCTCCACGCCCGCTTTGCCGAGGCCGAGTGCCTAGCCGAGAGCCACCAGCACCTCTCCAAGGAGTCGCTGGCAGGGAACAAGCCAGCCAACGCCGTCCTGCACAAGGGTAAGGGCCGCGGTGGCCCCGCGCGGGGGAGGGCCCACAACGCTGC